In Panacibacter ginsenosidivorans, the following proteins share a genomic window:
- a CDS encoding glycosyltransferase family 2 protein: MISDISKDLKISLIICTYNRDKYLPEALESIRMQTADSNVFQLIIVDNKSTDNTASIAKQFIESNPQLNIKCALETNKGLSFARNRGIKEADAPIIAYVDDDAILSPTYLEAMLKFFSAYPQAIGVGGKVIPKYEDGKEPAWMNKYLSGFVGKVDYGTATKKYDADMKYPAGCNMTYKKDILLKAGGFNNDLTFRSDDKYIFFKIKELSDEIYYVPDAYVHHYIDSHRLAFDNFKKLFLKTGSEEKIRIRLQQGNTGVIKKGIEFFIKCAASILIWILFLCKGQNIKGKYVFLSQWFTLKGFFMKEVFVR; this comes from the coding sequence ATGATATCTGATATAAGCAAGGATTTAAAAATATCCCTCATCATCTGCACCTACAACCGGGATAAATATCTGCCCGAAGCGTTGGAAAGCATTCGTATGCAAACTGCTGACAGCAATGTATTCCAGCTTATCATTGTTGATAATAAAAGCACTGACAATACAGCTTCTATAGCAAAACAATTCATTGAAAGTAACCCTCAGCTCAATATTAAATGCGCTTTGGAAACAAATAAAGGACTCTCTTTTGCAAGAAACCGCGGCATAAAAGAGGCCGATGCTCCGATAATTGCATACGTTGATGATGATGCGATCCTCTCCCCCACTTATTTAGAAGCTATGTTGAAATTCTTTTCAGCATACCCGCAGGCAATCGGTGTTGGCGGTAAAGTAATTCCAAAGTATGAAGATGGCAAGGAACCAGCATGGATGAACAAATACCTTAGCGGTTTCGTTGGCAAAGTTGATTACGGAACTGCTACAAAAAAATATGATGCTGATATGAAATACCCTGCCGGCTGTAATATGACTTACAAAAAAGATATATTGCTAAAAGCAGGTGGCTTCAACAATGATCTTACATTTCGCAGCGATGATAAATATATTTTCTTCAAAATAAAAGAATTGTCAGATGAGATTTATTACGTACCCGATGCTTATGTTCATCATTACATAGATAGCCACCGGCTTGCGTTTGACAACTTCAAAAAATTATTTTTAAAGACAGGCAGCGAAGAAAAGATCAGAATAAGGTTGCAACAGGGAAACACCGGCGTTATAAAAAAAGGTATTGAGTTCTTTATCAAATGCGCTGCCTCAATTCTTATTTGGATATTATTTTTATGCAAAGGCCAAAACATAAAAGGCAAGTATGTTTTTCTCTCGCAATGGTTTACGCTCAAAGGTTTTTTTATGAAAGAAGTTTTTGTAAGATAA
- a CDS encoding gliding motility-associated C-terminal domain-containing protein, whose product MSDSTIANPIAAPLQTSTYYVQVTNAGGCAGVDSIIVNVFKGSVENGYKLPSAFTPNNDGNNDCFNVRKWGTLASLDFSVYDRWGSLIFHTKNPAECWDGTYKGIKQPTGTYVYQIRAQALCGTVYRKGTVVLVR is encoded by the coding sequence TTGTCAGATTCTACTATAGCAAATCCAATAGCTGCTCCACTTCAAACAAGCACTTACTATGTACAGGTTACAAACGCAGGAGGATGTGCAGGTGTAGATTCTATCATCGTAAATGTATTCAAGGGTTCTGTGGAGAACGGTTATAAACTGCCATCTGCATTTACGCCAAATAATGATGGTAATAATGATTGCTTTAACGTGCGCAAATGGGGAACGCTTGCCAGTCTTGATTTCAGTGTATACGACAGATGGGGCAGTTTGATATTTCATACAAAAAATCCGGCCGAATGCTGGGATGGAACTTATAAAGGAATAAAGCAACCAACAGGTACTTACGTTTACCAGATAAGAGCGCAGGCATTGTGCGGCACAGTGTACAGGAAAGGAACAGTAGTATTGGTAAGATAA
- a CDS encoding LamG domain-containing protein, with protein MVSKHCDPTDVNYLLRANRAEITTTNGFFATPDVCSIELNKTYHLAMVYDGSSLKYYRNGYLLSEIACSGNMITNSYATTFGTTACTSNPWPSEFLGLIDEVRIWNVARTQDQLKTYMDKSLPNPSAQTGLKAYYTFDDLKNEQGNNTWNGGLLNSASIKDSNPTCQNFIADSCGITLIPDPIVIAGFVAPDTVCINTPVTIQNTTTGGTNFYWNFCETAINQIPDGINLGNIGNQLNLPVFMDFAEVNGNYYGFVVNNYPGQLVRLDFGNSLLNAPTAVNLGNFGGLLQNNAEGVQLIKDGNSWYAFIVGGYIGGGTIPFILKVDFGSNITNGSPIVINWGNVGNLAYPHDIYIFNENGNWYGFTPNAENKTLTRFNFGTDFTTSPTAINLGNLGDLDWSSGIHVIKNNSKWYIFIANRDNNTLTRLDFGTSLLNTPVAINLGNLNGLLNEPRDIQIVQSCDGIFGYVLNEQSNNIIKLNFGFDIESTPSSIILNNITGLSFPNSFSKFFRIGSDLYSFIPNVNSNTLVRLQFSGCNNSSIPNSSDSIPQQITYNAPGIYNINLMVDEGLATQTSLCKSIVVMPSPVKTPLFDTAFCSGDSLLLKTSFPEGTYTWNNGKTDSVITVNQPGIYWVQSDYYGCTVRDSINTLQNISPIVNLGPDTTICRLGSLLLNAGNNGSTYLWNDGRTTQTIIADTAGIYIVHVTNTSGCAGSDSLKLSAHTAIQLKVTNDTTICTGSNISLTANGNNVQAYAWSPGNTLSDPSVKNPLASPIDTTQYYIVVTDIYGCKESDSVLLNVAPMPVVTVLADTAICAGGSVLLSTNATQGVSYLWSPSGGLSSNTSATPLATPSNGTKYIVTVTTDAGCKALDSVAVVVNPLPAVVAGSLDSLICFGNSTTIAATSPTAVSYIWSPVSGLNDPSLASPVATPNATTNYIVEAADIKGCKAKDSVQVAKAITCICN; from the coding sequence ATCGTTTCTAAACATTGTGATCCCACCGACGTAAATTATTTACTAAGAGCAAACCGTGCAGAAATTACAACCACAAATGGATTTTTTGCAACACCCGATGTTTGTAGTATTGAATTGAATAAGACCTATCATTTAGCAATGGTTTATGATGGTAGTTCTTTAAAATATTACCGCAATGGTTATTTGTTAAGTGAAATTGCTTGTAGCGGAAATATGATCACAAACAGTTACGCTACTACTTTTGGTACTACAGCCTGTACATCCAACCCATGGCCATCAGAATTTTTAGGCTTAATTGATGAGGTGCGGATTTGGAATGTTGCACGCACGCAAGATCAATTAAAGACTTATATGGACAAATCTTTACCGAATCCATCAGCCCAAACCGGGCTAAAAGCATATTACACTTTTGATGATCTTAAGAATGAGCAGGGAAATAATACCTGGAATGGTGGCTTACTTAATTCTGCAAGCATAAAAGATAGCAATCCAACTTGTCAGAATTTTATTGCTGACTCTTGTGGCATTACGCTTATTCCAGATCCGATTGTTATTGCCGGTTTTGTTGCACCAGATACAGTGTGTATTAATACCCCTGTAACAATACAGAATACAACAACTGGCGGTACAAATTTTTACTGGAATTTTTGTGAAACTGCAATAAATCAAATTCCTGATGGAATAAATCTTGGAAATATAGGAAATCAATTAAACCTTCCTGTATTTATGGATTTTGCTGAAGTGAATGGAAATTATTATGGTTTTGTTGTAAATAACTATCCGGGGCAGTTGGTAAGACTAGATTTTGGTAACAGTTTACTTAATGCCCCAACTGCTGTAAATCTTGGAAATTTTGGGGGCTTATTACAAAACAATGCTGAAGGGGTTCAATTGATCAAAGATGGAAATTCCTGGTATGCATTTATTGTAGGAGGATATATTGGAGGAGGTACAATTCCGTTTATTTTAAAGGTTGATTTTGGAAGCAATATTACCAATGGGTCTCCTATAGTGATAAATTGGGGCAATGTCGGTAATCTTGCTTATCCACATGATATTTATATTTTTAATGAAAATGGAAATTGGTATGGCTTTACGCCAAATGCTGAAAATAAAACACTAACAAGATTTAATTTTGGAACTGACTTTACCACTTCTCCAACAGCTATAAATCTTGGCAATCTCGGAGACTTGGATTGGTCGTCGGGAATTCATGTTATAAAAAACAATTCTAAATGGTACATTTTTATCGCAAACAGAGACAATAATACACTAACAAGACTTGATTTTGGTACTTCACTTCTAAACACACCTGTTGCAATAAATTTAGGAAATTTGAATGGCTTATTAAATGAGCCAAGAGACATACAAATCGTTCAATCGTGCGATGGAATCTTTGGTTACGTTTTGAATGAACAGTCCAATAATATTATAAAACTTAATTTCGGATTTGATATTGAAAGCACCCCATCTTCAATTATTCTAAATAATATCACTGGATTGTCTTTTCCAAATTCCTTTTCCAAATTTTTTAGGATTGGATCAGATCTTTACAGTTTTATACCAAACGTAAATAGCAATACGCTTGTCCGTTTGCAATTTTCAGGTTGCAACAATTCCAGCATTCCTAATTCTTCAGATTCCATCCCCCAACAAATTACTTATAATGCACCTGGGATATATAATATTAACCTGATGGTAGATGAAGGGCTTGCTACGCAAACTTCACTGTGTAAAAGTATTGTTGTTATGCCATCGCCGGTTAAAACGCCATTATTTGATACAGCTTTTTGTAGTGGGGACAGTTTACTGCTTAAAACTTCTTTTCCCGAAGGAACTTATACCTGGAATAATGGAAAAACTGATAGTGTTATTACAGTCAATCAACCTGGTATTTATTGGGTTCAATCAGATTATTATGGATGCACAGTTCGGGACAGTATCAATACTTTGCAAAATATTTCACCCATTGTAAACCTTGGTCCCGATACAACTATCTGTCGGCTTGGTAGTCTCCTACTAAACGCCGGCAACAATGGCTCAACATATCTTTGGAATGACGGCCGTACAACACAAACAATCATAGCAGATACAGCAGGCATCTATATAGTACATGTAACAAACACTTCTGGTTGTGCAGGCTCAGATTCATTAAAACTTAGTGCTCACACTGCAATACAGCTAAAAGTTACCAACGATACAACTATATGTACTGGTTCAAATATTTCATTGACGGCAAATGGAAATAATGTACAAGCTTATGCATGGTCACCAGGCAATACATTATCAGATCCATCTGTAAAAAATCCACTTGCCTCTCCAATTGATACAACTCAGTATTATATTGTTGTAACAGATATATATGGTTGTAAAGAAAGTGATTCAGTATTACTAAATGTAGCCCCAATGCCTGTTGTAACAGTACTTGCAGATACAGCTATTTGCGCAGGTGGCTCAGTGTTGCTTTCCACTAATGCTACACAAGGGGTAAGCTATTTATGGAGTCCTTCTGGCGGACTTTCCTCCAATACTTCTGCAACACCTTTAGCTACTCCATCAAATGGCACTAAATATATTGTTACCGTAACAACGGACGCAGGATGTAAGGCGCTTGATTCTGTAGCAGTCGTTGTAAACCCTTTGCCAGCTGTAGTTGCAGGATCATTAGATTCGTTGATCTGTTTTGGTAACAGCACAACCATTGCCGCGACATCACCTACCGCTGTTTCTTATATATGGTCGCCGGTATCAGGGTTAAATGATCCTTCTCTTGCATCTCCTGTTGCTACACCAAATGCTACCACAAATTATATTGTGGAAGCAGCAGACATTAAGGGGTGTAAAGCAAAAGATTCAGTACAGGTAGCAAAAGCAATTACCTGTATTTGCAATTGA
- a CDS encoding ABC transporter permease: MIRNYFKIAWRNLMKQKVFSFINIIGLAVGLTSFLLIALYIFDELTFDSFHANANNIYRVVNDKTSAEGKETKIAGAGYQVSESSKKDFPEIKDAVRITTFGRANVSTIENNNVFYEDFTIGNEAFLTTFDFKLLQGDRTTALTAPHSVILTEDEAKKLFNSVNVLGKAIKADRDTVPYRITGVLQNFPANSSISFNILFSESSIENDEFKKFIKSDWNSDAFSTYLLLNDKANAHDLQTKINNLVVKNSGEQTKAKQNFILQPLKDVHFYSAGIEGNPGNTGNITYVYIFLVVALFVLFIACINYMNLTTARFANRAKEIAVRKVAGASQKNLAAQFLAEAFLLTTIAMLLALISAKILLPAFNDFTQKQLALGVETDYRIWLGMVFIIVFVSLISGIYPAIFQARLKPLLLLKSKINIGKGNISLRRSLVVFQFTLSIVMIVATIVAYMQMQYVNTKDMGFKKDQLVVVDINSGKVRRSAEIIKNEFAKLPQVQDVSVSSRVPGEWKNLPKVEVKKQGEGSTKNNDAFFIGVDEQFLKTYEVALVKGRNFKAGDASDSSSVLINETAAKQLGITEAAGQVIEIPSVNYGGDFSSLDKPFYASVIGIVKDFNFQSLHQSLSPMILAYQNNPIHNIDYFTARVKTGDISATLKQMDVVLHSIDQNHLFEYHFLDKQWDMFYTEDKVRQTIFIGMAILAILIACLGLFGLATYAAEQRIREIGIRKVLGSSVRAIVFMLTKDFLKLIIIAAVIACPVAWFAMNKWLQDFAYRVDIEWWVFIAAALLATFIALATVSFQAIKAAIANPVKSLRTE, from the coding sequence ATGATAAGAAATTATTTCAAAATCGCCTGGCGAAACTTAATGAAACAAAAAGTATTTTCTTTCATTAATATTATTGGTCTTGCAGTTGGGCTAACAAGTTTCCTGCTGATAGCGCTTTATATTTTTGATGAACTTACATTCGACAGCTTTCATGCAAATGCAAATAATATTTATCGTGTTGTAAATGATAAAACATCTGCGGAAGGAAAAGAAACAAAGATTGCAGGTGCAGGTTACCAGGTTTCAGAATCATCAAAGAAAGATTTCCCGGAAATAAAAGATGCTGTACGTATTACAACTTTTGGGCGGGCTAACGTTTCTACTATAGAAAATAATAATGTTTTTTATGAAGATTTCACTATAGGTAATGAGGCTTTCTTAACAACCTTTGATTTTAAATTGTTACAAGGTGATCGCACTACAGCCTTAACTGCTCCGCATTCTGTTATACTTACAGAAGATGAAGCAAAAAAGTTATTCAATTCAGTTAATGTGCTGGGCAAAGCAATTAAGGCGGATAGAGACACGGTGCCTTATAGAATAACAGGTGTTTTGCAAAATTTCCCTGCCAATTCCAGCATTTCATTCAATATTCTTTTTTCAGAGTCAAGTATTGAGAATGATGAGTTCAAAAAGTTTATTAAATCAGATTGGAACTCTGATGCATTCAGTACTTACTTGTTGCTGAATGATAAAGCAAATGCACATGACCTTCAAACAAAGATCAATAACCTTGTTGTAAAAAATAGTGGGGAACAAACAAAAGCAAAACAGAATTTTATACTTCAGCCATTGAAGGATGTTCATTTTTACTCGGCAGGTATTGAAGGCAATCCCGGTAACACCGGTAACATTACTTATGTCTATATTTTTTTAGTGGTTGCTTTGTTTGTCTTGTTTATTGCATGCATCAATTACATGAATTTAACAACAGCTCGTTTTGCTAACAGGGCTAAAGAAATTGCTGTGCGTAAAGTTGCAGGAGCATCCCAAAAAAATCTGGCAGCACAATTTCTTGCTGAAGCATTTTTATTAACCACCATCGCCATGTTACTTGCTTTAATATCTGCAAAAATATTATTGCCGGCTTTCAATGATTTTACGCAAAAACAACTTGCGCTGGGAGTAGAAACTGATTATCGTATTTGGTTGGGAATGGTTTTTATTATTGTATTTGTAAGTTTAATTTCCGGCATCTATCCGGCAATTTTCCAGGCACGCTTAAAACCCTTGCTATTGCTCAAGAGCAAGATAAATATTGGCAAGGGAAATATTTCACTTCGACGTTCTCTTGTTGTTTTTCAATTTACACTTTCTATTGTCATGATCGTTGCTACAATTGTCGCTTACATGCAAATGCAGTATGTAAACACTAAAGACATGGGCTTTAAAAAAGATCAGTTGGTAGTGGTAGATATCAATAGTGGCAAGGTGCGCCGTTCCGCAGAAATAATAAAAAATGAGTTTGCAAAATTGCCGCAGGTACAGGATGTATCTGTAAGTTCACGAGTTCCAGGCGAATGGAAAAACCTGCCAAAAGTAGAAGTAAAAAAGCAAGGTGAAGGCTCAACAAAAAATAATGACGCATTTTTTATTGGTGTTGATGAACAGTTTTTAAAAACATATGAAGTAGCGTTAGTGAAAGGAAGAAATTTCAAAGCAGGTGATGCTTCAGACTCATCATCTGTATTAATAAATGAAACAGCAGCAAAGCAACTTGGTATTACAGAAGCTGCAGGACAGGTTATTGAAATCCCCTCCGTGAATTATGGTGGAGATTTTTCATCTCTTGATAAACCGTTTTATGCAAGCGTAATTGGTATTGTAAAAGATTTCAATTTTCAATCTTTGCACCAGTCGCTGTCGCCAATGATACTTGCTTACCAAAATAATCCCATTCATAACATTGATTATTTTACTGCAAGAGTAAAAACAGGAGATATAAGTGCGACTCTGAAACAAATGGACGTAGTATTGCACAGTATTGACCAGAACCATTTATTCGAATATCATTTTCTCGATAAACAATGGGACATGTTTTATACAGAAGATAAAGTAAGGCAAACGATTTTTATAGGTATGGCAATACTTGCTATTCTCATTGCCTGTTTGGGTTTGTTTGGTTTAGCAACCTATGCAGCAGAGCAGCGCATCAGGGAAATTGGCATTCGCAAAGTATTAGGTTCAAGTGTTCGTGCAATAGTTTTCATGCTCACAAAAGATTTTTTGAAACTCATAATTATCGCTGCTGTTATTGCTTGTCCTGTTGCATGGTTTGCTATGAATAAGTGGCTGCAGGATTTTGCTTATCGTGTAGATATTGAATGGTGGGTATTTATTGCTGCTGCATTGCTTGCTACTTTTATTGCTTTAGCAACGGTAAGTTTCCAGGCGATCAAAGCTGCAATAGCCAATCCTGTAAAGAGTTTGAGAACAGAATGA
- a CDS encoding ABC transporter permease: MFRNYFKTAWRNIRKNKLFSAINILGLSIGMALCFIIMLYVQDELSYDRFNENADNIARVVFQADINGGKINESVSMPPVAQTMKKDFPEVQDATRLLSLGSSKILYKDKEFKDDKFALADPNFFSIFTLPMVEGDPKSALLQANTVVITQSTAKKYFGEETAIGKTIALTAFNNQPYTVTGVIKDVPANSHFQFNMFGSMTGWAEAKSDSWLFGGYHTYLLLKPHTDLVKMETRLPDMVAKYMGPQIQQQMGLSLAQFREKGNSLGFTLQPLTDIHLNSNTTTEFEPGGNEMYVYIFAGVAIFMLLVACINFINLSTAGASKRAKEVGIRKVAGSGRFQLIKQFLSESILITFFALLIAFAIVELTLPAFNNISGKQLTFDVKPILAFAGLGLIVGIIAGIYPAFYLSSFIPIAVLKGKLTTTHKSLGLRSSLVVFQFFISVALIIGTIVVYQQMKFIQNKDLGFNKEQIITIPNSYVLGNNEKVFKQQMLQDPRIVNATTSWYKPAGPTNYNNALAYPQGNDNLVVNGVDFHVDEQYIPTMGMTMVSGRNFSKEFPTDSFGIILNETAAKAFGWNNTTALNKTIIRQNSDRGHNIPYKVIGVVKNFNFKSLHEAVSPLYMTLYPEGGLIFKTKTTDVAGLLATMKKQWESYNTGEPFSYSFMDDLFNKTYSTEQKTGTILNIFSILTIFVACLGLFGLATYTAEQRTKEIGIRKVLGASVTQVTQMLSKEFLKLVLIASLIAFPAAWWAMNKWLQSFAYRINISWWVFAVAGIAALLIALLTVSFQAIKAALSNPVKSLRTE; the protein is encoded by the coding sequence ATGTTTAGGAATTATTTTAAAACAGCATGGAGAAACATTCGTAAGAATAAACTGTTTTCTGCCATCAACATTTTAGGTTTATCTATTGGTATGGCATTGTGCTTTATCATTATGCTGTATGTGCAGGATGAATTGAGTTACGATCGGTTTAATGAGAATGCAGACAATATTGCAAGAGTTGTTTTCCAGGCAGACATTAATGGCGGCAAAATAAATGAGAGTGTTTCAATGCCGCCTGTTGCACAAACTATGAAAAAAGATTTTCCTGAAGTGCAGGATGCAACAAGATTACTTTCTCTTGGCAGCTCAAAAATTTTATATAAAGACAAAGAATTTAAGGACGACAAGTTTGCATTAGCAGATCCAAACTTTTTCAGCATCTTCACTTTGCCAATGGTGGAAGGCGATCCAAAATCCGCATTGTTGCAGGCAAACACTGTTGTGATTACACAATCAACTGCAAAAAAATATTTTGGTGAAGAAACTGCAATTGGTAAAACAATAGCACTTACGGCTTTTAATAATCAGCCTTATACTGTAACAGGTGTTATCAAGGACGTTCCTGCAAATTCACATTTTCAATTTAATATGTTTGGATCAATGACAGGTTGGGCAGAAGCAAAATCTGATTCGTGGTTGTTTGGTGGTTATCATACCTATCTTTTATTAAAGCCACATACTGACCTTGTAAAAATGGAAACCCGCTTACCTGATATGGTGGCAAAATATATGGGTCCGCAAATACAGCAGCAGATGGGTTTAAGTCTTGCACAATTCAGAGAGAAAGGAAATTCTTTGGGTTTTACATTACAACCATTAACTGATATTCATCTTAATTCAAACACAACAACAGAATTTGAGCCCGGCGGCAATGAAATGTACGTGTACATTTTTGCAGGCGTTGCAATATTCATGTTGCTTGTTGCATGCATCAACTTCATCAATCTTTCAACAGCAGGCGCTTCTAAAAGAGCAAAAGAGGTTGGTATAAGAAAAGTTGCAGGCTCAGGAAGATTTCAACTAATAAAACAATTTTTATCAGAGTCAATACTCATTACATTCTTTGCATTACTTATTGCATTTGCAATTGTAGAACTGACGTTGCCAGCATTCAATAATATTTCAGGCAAGCAGTTAACTTTCGATGTTAAACCAATTCTTGCTTTTGCAGGATTGGGTTTGATCGTCGGTATCATCGCCGGCATTTATCCTGCATTTTATTTATCTTCTTTTATACCTATAGCTGTATTAAAAGGTAAGCTCACTACAACACATAAAAGCCTTGGTTTAAGAAGCAGTTTGGTAGTGTTTCAATTTTTTATTTCTGTTGCATTGATCATCGGGACTATCGTTGTATACCAGCAAATGAAATTTATACAAAACAAAGACCTTGGCTTTAATAAAGAACAGATCATTACAATCCCTAACTCTTATGTATTAGGTAATAATGAAAAAGTTTTTAAACAACAAATGTTGCAGGATCCGCGAATTGTAAACGCAACTACTTCATGGTACAAGCCCGCCGGACCAACAAATTACAATAATGCATTGGCTTACCCTCAAGGCAATGATAACCTTGTTGTAAACGGAGTAGATTTTCATGTGGATGAGCAATACATTCCAACAATGGGTATGACAATGGTTAGCGGAAGAAATTTTTCAAAAGAATTTCCAACAGACTCTTTCGGGATTATTCTTAATGAAACTGCAGCAAAGGCTTTTGGGTGGAACAACACAACAGCGCTCAACAAAACAATTATAAGACAGAATAGTGATAGAGGGCATAATATTCCGTATAAAGTAATTGGTGTAGTAAAGAATTTCAACTTCAAATCTTTACATGAAGCTGTTAGTCCGTTATACATGACGTTGTATCCTGAAGGAGGGCTAATATTTAAAACCAAAACAACTGATGTTGCAGGCTTGCTTGCAACAATGAAAAAACAATGGGAAAGTTATAACACAGGAGAACCATTTAGTTACAGTTTCATGGATGACCTTTTCAACAAAACTTATTCAACAGAACAAAAAACAGGAACTATTCTCAACATCTTTTCTATACTTACCATATTCGTTGCATGTCTTGGTTTATTTGGTTTAGCAACTTACACTGCTGAGCAACGCACAAAAGAAATTGGTATAAGAAAAGTATTGGGTGCCAGCGTAACACAGGTAACACAAATGCTTTCAAAAGAATTTTTAAAACTTGTGTTGATCGCTTCTCTGATTGCATTTCCTGCAGCATGGTGGGCAATGAATAAATGGTTGCAAAGTTTTGCTTATAGAATAAATATTAGTTGGTGGGTGTTCGCTGTTGCAGGTATTGCTGCGCTGCTTATTGCATTGCTCACAGTAAGTTTCCAGGCAATCAAAGCTGCATTATCCAACCCGGTAAAAAGTCTGAGAACAGAATAA